The Paenibacillus spongiae nucleotide sequence CGAAGCTGGCGATCGGCGAAAATCTGCTTGTGAGCGATTTGAAGCTGCCAAGCGGCGTAACGGCCAGAGCAGACGGCGATCTAGTCGTGGTTACGATCTTGGCGCCGCAGAAGGAGCTGTCAGCCGAGGAAGCGGAAGATGCTGCCGTCGAAATGAAAGAAGCCGAGGAGCGGGGCGAGGAAGCTCGTATGGATGCGGTGGACAAGAAATAACAAGAATAAGGGAAGTGCTGCTTACGGGCAGACCTTCCCTTTTTTGATGCCTTGCCGGCATACCGATGGACGAAGCCTTGCGTTCGTTGTAAGAATGGGTCATATTATAATTAATAACCAGGGCGGGAAACAAAGGTAAACTGCATGCGGTTGTAGAACACATTATTAACCTTGATGAAGCCTTCCGAATATTGCTCGACGTAGCCGATGTCGCTATGTTCTTTGCCATAGTAAATTTGTATAGGGACTTGATGCTCATGGTGATCCTTGAAATGTAAATCTTCAAAAATCAATTGACCGTTCGAATACATTCGATAACGCTCCTTTACCGGAATGATTTATGGCACTCGGCCGTTTCTATACATATGACAATTGGCGAAGATGATTCGTTGCATAATTACAAAAAGATTACAATATTTTTATGTTCCCTGCATTCATTACCTTACAAAAATAAAAACCAGCCTTTCAAATCGCATTCTTTGATGCGGATTCGATCGGCTATAGGAGTGAAGAAATCAGCATGAAATGGATTGTCGGATTAGGCAACCCCGGCACGGCCTATGCGGGCACCCGCCATAATGTCGGCTTTATGGCCGTGGATGCACTGGCAAAAAGGTTCGGGATCAGCGTTACGCAGAGCAAGAGCAAGGGACTGCTGGGGGAAGGCAATGTAGCGGGCACGAAGGTGGCGCTCCTTAAGCCGATGACCTTTATGAATTTATCCGGCGAATCGGTCCGGGGCTATATGGATTATTACAAGGCAAATCTAGAAGATCTTATCGTCGTCTACGATGACCTGGATACCGAGATCGGCAAGATCAGGCTTCGTTACCAAGGGAGTGCGGGCGGTCATAACGGAATCAAGTCCATTATTCAGCATACGGGTACCCAAATCTTCAATCGGGTACGAATGGGTATATCGAGGCCTGAACCAGGCATGAACATCGCGGATTATGTGTTATCCAACTTTCCGAAGAGCGAAGCGGACAAGGTCGCCTCTATGGTCGATCAAACATGCGATGCCATCGAATATGCGCTGACTCATCCGTTCGATCAGACAATGGCCAAGTATAATCGTTAGATTTCGGTAAAACCGGGCATACTGAGGGTATAACGTACCGTCAGGAGGCATACTATGGCTGTAAACTACATTTGTCGCCACTGCAAGACGACAATCGGGTCGATCGAAAACGCGCACGTATCTGAGCTGCAGCTCGGTTTCCATTTCTTGACCCCCGATGAGCGCAGCGATATAATAGCGTATAACCCAAACGGGGACGTCACGGTTAAAGTGATTTGCGACTATTGCCGCGAGGCGCTTGAAGCGAATCCGGAGCTTTCTCTAGTGGCCAATCCGCTGCAGTAAGGGTGCCTGTGATAGCAAGCGCAGGAGTCTTGGCGTAAGTCCGAGGCTCCTTTTGTGAGTGCAGGATCAAATTTAGTTTAATGAAGCGTGAGAAGCAGCATTAGCGGCAAAGCAGTATAGAATGTTGCTATGCTTTTTCTTCATTCTGTCGTAACTCTCCCTATTCGATTGTTTGTCTGTGGAATTGAAACGAGGTGCCTGTACGTTGAAAGCATTGCTAACGGCTTATGCCGCGGATATGGATTTTCAATCGGTCGTATCCGGAATACAAAAGGGTATGCGCGAGCAGCTGATTTCCGGTCTTGCCGGATCGTCGCGTCAGGTTATGATTGCGGCGCTCGGACAAGAGCTGAACCGGCCGATGCTTGTCGTCACCCACAATATGTTCGCGGCGCA carries:
- the pth gene encoding aminoacyl-tRNA hydrolase, whose amino-acid sequence is MKWIVGLGNPGTAYAGTRHNVGFMAVDALAKRFGISVTQSKSKGLLGEGNVAGTKVALLKPMTFMNLSGESVRGYMDYYKANLEDLIVVYDDLDTEIGKIRLRYQGSAGGHNGIKSIIQHTGTQIFNRVRMGISRPEPGMNIADYVLSNFPKSEADKVASMVDQTCDAIEYALTHPFDQTMAKYNR
- a CDS encoding anti-sigma-F factor Fin family protein, whose product is MAVNYICRHCKTTIGSIENAHVSELQLGFHFLTPDERSDIIAYNPNGDVTVKVICDYCREALEANPELSLVANPLQ